The DNA segment GTATTGTCTGTATGGAGTACCGTCTTTATCAGGATTATATGTTATATAGTTTCCTATTGTTGGAGCAAATGTTCTCTGGTCATGCCATTGTGGTGCAGAAGTTAATGTAAATTGGAAGTTGTGTTTTTTATTTGGTTCCCAACCTAATGCAAAATAATAAGCATATGCCTCAAAATCTGTATTTTCAATATATGTTCCTCCTGAGATTCTACTCATTAAAATTGAAGAAGACCAACCTTTATCGGTTTTTCCTGTATTATAAGCAAATGAAGCTTTTAAATAGTCATTGTTTCCAACTCCTAATCTTACAACGCCACCTTTTTTCATGTCAGCAGAACGAGTAAGGTAGTTAATTGTTCCTCCAACAGAAGCAATAGCTAATTTGGATGAACCTAAACCTCTTTGTGTTTGAATAGTGCTTGTTACATCTTGTAAACCGGTCCAGTTAGAAAAGTATACAGTACCACCTTCCATATCATTTACTGGCATACCGTTTACCATTACAGCGATGTTTCTAGATTCGAAACCTCTCATGGTAATACTTCCATCTCCAAAACCACCACCTGATTTTGTAGCGTATACTGAAGGTGTGGTGTTTAAGATTTCGGTAATTTCTTGATTTCCTAATCTTTCTATAATCTGTGCTGCCTTAATAGTTGATGCGGCAACCGGTGTCTTTCTATCCTTTGCGATATCTGTTACACCCTGTAAAATTACCTCCTCAATGTCTGTGGATTTTGATGCAGAATCCTGAACCTGTTGAGCGTAATAAACACTAGCTGTAGATAATGTGATTATCGCAGTTAGCATTGATTTGTTGATTAATTTCATAATCGTTAGTAATAGTTAGATTTAAATTTTCTGCAAAATTCGGGAAATAAATTTTAACCAATATTAACTTTATGTTAATTTTTACTCAATCTTAATAAGCTCTATAATTCTGATTTACAATGTATTGAATAATAATTGGATTTTCACATGAAAAAAATCACATTATTGAATTTTTAACAAAAGGCTGTGGTTTTTATTAAAAATTCAACTTTATTTTATAGCTTTAAGGCTAAGATCCATATTCTCGGCGGAGTGTGTTAAAGCTCCTGCAGATATATAGGTGACCCCGGTAGAAGCTATTTCTTTCAGCTGATCGCGCGTAATTCCGCCTGATGCTTCGGTTTCGCATGAGCCGTTGATCATCTTAACTGCTTCTTTCATCATTTTAATATCCATATTGTCAAGCATGATTCTGTCAACTTTTGCGTTAATCGCTTCACGAACCTCTTCGAGATTTCTGGTTTCAACTTCAATTTTGAGTTTTTTCTTATTTTTTTTGATGTAATCTTTTGCCATTTTTACAGCATTGGTAATGCTGCCGTTATAATCAATATGATTATCCTTCAGCATGATCATATCATAAAGGCCATAGCGGTGATTTGTCCCGCCGCCTATGGCAACGGCCCATTTTTCGCAGATCCTGAAATTCGGTGTTGTTTTTCTTGTGTCCAGAAGCTTGGTTTTAGTGCCGACAAGACGGGAATCCCAGTCATGTGTAAGGGTAGCAATTCCGCTCATTCTCTGCATGCAGTTTAAAACCAGTCTTTCCGTTGAAAGAATAGATCTTGCGCTTCCTGTTACAATGAAAGCGACATCGCCAATTTTAACGGCCTCACCATCTTTCACAAAAGCTTCAATTTTTAAATTTTTATCAAAAGTTTTAAAGATAATTTTTGCCAGTTCTACTCCCGCAATAATACAATCCTGTTTTACCAGAAGTTTGGCACTTTGTTCCAGGTCTTTAGGGATCGTAGAAAGGGTAGAGTGGTCTCCATCCCGGATATCTTCTTCCAAAGCATTTTTTATAAACTGTTTTAAAGCTTTATCGGTAACGTATGGTGGTTTTTTCATATTTCATATTTTATTAGTAAAGCAAGATCTTTTTCCAAATGAAAGATCATGATTTATAAAAAGTAAAAAATTATTTTTTTTAATAATTTTAAAATATTAAGCCAGATCTTTATTGTAAAAAGCTCCTTTGTTCTCCTTCATTTCCATTGATTGGGTGATGATGAGGTGAGCAACGGTTGTTAGATTTCTCAATTCTGAAAGCTGTGGAGATAAAATAGAATAGTGGTAAATTTCATCCACGGCAGCAGCAATTTCCTGATGTTTCTGAAGTGCCATATTCAGACGGCGGTTGCTGCGTACAATTCCTACAAGATCGCTCATCATTTCCTGAAGTTGTTTTCTGAGATAAGAGACGATCACCATTTCATCCATGATTTTCATTCCTTCTTCATTCCATTCGGGAACAGCTTTGAGATCATCGAAATTAAAATGGTTTTCATTTAAAAGCTCAACCGTTTTAATGGCTGCATTATGCCCGAAGACCAATCCTTCAAGTAGTGAGTTGGATGCTAACCGGTTCGCTCCGTGAAGTCCCGAATTGGTACATTCTCCTACCGCAAAAAGATTTCTTATAGAAGATTGTCCGTCTTTGTCTACTTCAATTCCTCCCATGAGGTAATGGCATGCCGGAACTACGGGAATAAGCTGTTTGAAGGGGTCAATTCCTTCATCTTTACATTTTTTATAGATATTCGGGAAATGTTCAAGGAATTTTTCATGATTCATTTCACGGCAGTCCAGTCCTACATATTCATCACCTGTAATTTTCATTTCGGCATCAATAGCTCGTGCCACAATATCTCTGGAGGCTAGTTCTTCACGTTCATCATATTTTTGCATGAATTTTTCGCCTCTTTTTGTTCTTAATTTTGCTCCGTCTCCACGCACAGCTTCGGAAATCAGAAACAGCATTCCGTCAATTTTACTGTATAAAGCGGTGGGGTGAAACTGGTAATACTGCATATTGGAAACCTTTCCTTTGGCCCTGGCAACGAATGCAATTCCATCTCCTGTAGCAATAGTGGGATTGGTAGTATTTTTGTAAACATGTCCGGCACCTCCTGTGGCTACCAAAGTTATTTTTGAGGTGATTTTTTTTATTTTTTTAGACTTTTCATCTAAAATATAAGCGCCGTAGCAGTGGATGTCGCCTTCATTCAGTTCTTTTCCGGGAACATGGTGCTGGGTAATAATGTCTATAACATAATGATGGTCAAGAATTTCAATATTGCTGCTTTTATTGGCTGTTTCCAGTAATGCCCTTTCGATTTCGAAACCTGTGATATCCTTGTGGTGTACAATTCTGTTTTCCGTGTGGCCGCCTTCTCTTCCTAAAGCAAATTCACCATTTTTCATATCAAAATTAGCGCCCCATTCCACGATTTCATTGAATCTTGCAGGAGCTTCGGTGACGACCATCTTTACAACATCACGTTTGTTTTCACCGTCTCCGGCACGCATGGTGTCTTCAATATGTTTGTCGAAATTATCATTTTTAGAATCCGTAACCACGGCAAGTCCACCCTGTGCATATTTGGTATTGCTTTCGTCTTCATCAGATTTTGTTACAATAATTATTTTGGCATCAGGAAGCTGCTCAGAAACTTTTATGGCATAGGAAAGCCCCGAAATCCCGGAACCGATTACTAGTACATCCGCTTTTATCATATCCTTAGTTTAAGACAATCGTCTAAATAATTAAATAAATTTAAACAATTTTTCGTTTGGTTTTCTTACTTTTTTCATGTGCTGGAAATGATCTTCTTCCGAACGGTAGCCTAAAGCAAGGGTAACGGTTACCTTTTCTGACTCGGGATTTATTTCTAAAATTTCCTCGATAAGATCCTGGCGAAAGCCTTCCATGGGACAGGTGTCTATGTTTTCAATAGCCGCAGCGTACATGAGGTTTGCCAATACAATGTAAGACTGCTTTTCTGCCCAGTTGAAAATTTCATCATGAGTTTTTTGATTAATATGCTGATTGATGCTTTTTCGGAAGAGGTCCAGTTTCTCCTCCGGAGTTTCCCTTACTTCCGAAAGGTGTCTGAAATATCCGTTGATGTAGCTTTCATCCAATTTCTTTTTTGAAATAATAGCAATCAGATGCGAGCAGGTGGAAATCTGTGACGGATTGTAAAATGCCGGAATTAGTTTTTCCTTCATCTCTTTACTTTCCACGACAAGAATTTTATAAGGCTGAAGACCCAGAGAGCTTGCAGATAACTTTCCTGATTCCAGAATATTATGCAGTATTTCCCGGGGAATAATCTCGGTGTTAAATTTTTTCACAGAATATCTTCTGCTTAAAGCTTCCAAATAATTCATATCACAAATTTAAGGATTGAACGTGAATTAATTCGGTTTTAACACGAAATATGCGAAATTATTACTGCGTGATTATTATAGATGTTAAGTAATCTTCAAGGTTTTTAAAACCTTGAAGGTTTGGGCACGTGTTGATACAAAAGCTTACGGCGGCCTGAAAGGCCGCCGTAAGCTTTTAATAAGGTTGATAATTTAATCCCTGTTCTTTACAAGCACCCATCCTGAGTAGGTAATAGGTGTGTTTTTTTTGTCATTTTCATTCCAGGAAACAGAATACCAATAACTTCCGGTGGAAACTTTTCTTCCTCCCATAGTTCCGTCCCATCGGTATCGGTTGGTTTTATCTGCTTTATGAATCAATGCTCCGTATCGGTCAAAAACATTGAAAACAAGATTTTGTTTTCCCGCAAGTGCTGAATAATCGATGCCGTCATTTACACCGTCTCCGTTAGGCGTAATCACGTTGATGATATTTGGAACCACCACGGTAATATCAATTGGCTGGCAGTCATAAGCATCTTTTATATAAATTTTCAGATCACCACGGGGAATATTTTTGAATTCATTGGAGTCTTGCCAGTTAATTCCGTCAATGGAATATTTATAAGGTGCAGTCCCTCCGATTGCATATACCGAAACAACATTATTCGAAATGTCGACACTCGAAATTACAGGCTGTTCAGAAGCATACACCTTTACTTTCTGGGTTGCAATACAATCGCCTGTTTTTAATTTTACCCAATAGGTGCCGACTCCCACATTGGAAATTGTCTGGCTTGTTGCACCGGTACTCCATTCATAGGATGTAAATCCTGCTCCGGCATCAAGGGTGGTGGTGCCTTCTATACAGATGATTTTATCCTGAAGAACAGTTGAGAAAACCGGAGGAATTACCTGAAGGGTTACTTTAGCAATATCGAAACATCCGAATGTGTTGCTCACTCTGATATAAATAACACCATTTGGAGCAATGTAATTTGTAGGATTTAAAATTTCATTGGTTTGATTCTGAGCATCTGTAAGAGAAGGATAATACTTTTTTGTAATACCTGTTGATGTTGTAATTACCGGAGCTGTGGTAAGGTCAAAATGCCCTGTTGATGGATTGGTTTCCAGGAAACATGTTCTCAGGGTAGCGTCTGTTGTGGTGACTGTAGGTGCTACTTTCAGGGAAATGGTTGCGTCATTATTATCACATAAAATTGAAGTTGGATCTTTGATGACTACAGAAATATTTGTGTCTGTGCTATACTGGAAATTGGCTGGATTAGTTATTGGAGTTCCGCTGCCTGTTATATAATACGCAAAATTATAATTGCTTGGAACTGCAGTAAGCTGGGAGTTTAATTCTGTTAAGTCAATTGTTGCCATTCCTGTAAGGTCCGGACAAATATTTTTTGTGATTGCAGTCTGCAGCAAAGGAATTTTATCAACATAAACCTTTACGTTTTTAATGGAATGCCTTGATCTGTTTCCTCCTGTGGAAGCTGAAAATCCGAAATAACCTACCGTCATTGCCGCTGCTGTTCCTGATGGGGCAAAAGACTGATTGCAGATTTGATTTCCATCAATGGTAATTTTTACGATCCAGTTGGCAGGAGCCGCCGGGTCTACCTGTGCGGTCACTTCAACATGTTTATATGTTGTTCCCTGAAAAGGAAGCGTGGTGTTCATGTCCGGTGAGTGGAAAGAACTTCCCGGAATGTTAAAAAATTCAACATTATTGTTGTCGGTAGTGTTGGCAACTTGTCCGTAGGCAACATGCACTTTGCTCATTACGGCAGTAGTGGTATTATTGTAGGTGTCGAATCCTACGATAAATCCTACCGCATTCTGTGATACACCAAGTCCTGAACCTAAAACGCTGGCTACCGGCGGGTTGGCAAGGTACCAGAAAGCAATACCGTCTCCATTGGCCGTCTGGTTGGAATCCATTCTGAAATCGAACTCCACGCGCCACTTGTCACAATATTTAAGATTAATTGGATCGTTTAAGCGGATTGATCCGGATTGGTTATTGGTATCCGGAGTAAGCTGTACAAAATCTGTATTGACTACAGTGGGGGCTACCATTGTCCATCCTGTTGTATTTACGGGATTTCCTGTAAGCTGATAGGTTTGGGAGAAAAGGGTATTGTAAAAAGAAAGTGTGAAGATAAAAAATAAAAAAAGGTAGTTTTTTTTCATATGCTAGTCGTATTAATTATGATTGTAAATGTAATTAAATTTAAAAGGCATGTACGGTGTATTGCTGTTGTAAAGTGTCTGTGAGTAGATAATGTGTATCATAATCTGCTGAAATGGAAGCTCACTTCATATTGAAGTGAGCTTTAAGATATTTTATTCTCAATCCCGGTTTTTAACAAGGATCCATCCGGAATATTTTATAGGCGTATTTTTCTTGTCATTTTCATTCCAGGAAACGGAATACCAATAACTTCCTGTAGGAACTTTTCTTCCTGCTGCAGTTCCGTCCCATCGGTATTGGTTGGATTTATCTGCCTGGTGGATTTTGGCCCCGTAACGGTCATATACATTGAATATGAGATTCTGTTTTCCTGAAAGTGCAGAATAGTCAATAGCGTCATTGATGCCATCTCCATTCGGTGTTATTACATTAATGATATTCGGAACTACAATATTGATGTCAATAGGATTGCAGTCGTATGCATCTTTTACAAAAATATGGTTGTCTCCTCTGGGTATATTATTGAATTCATTAGAGTCCTGCCATTTAATTCCGTCCGTAGAATACTGATAAGGTGCGGTTCCGCCGTTCACATATATTGTAACGGTCGTGTTTGAAATATCAACACTTGAGATAACAGGCTGGTCAGAAGCATAGACTTTTACGGTCTGGGTTGCCTCGCAATCGCCTGTCTTCAGCTTTACCCAATAGGTACCCACCCCGACATTTGAAATTGTTTGGGTTGTTGCGCCGGTGCTCCATTCATATGCGGTAAATCCGGGTCCTGCATCAAGGGTTGTTGTATCTTCCATACAAATAATCTTATCTTCAAGAGTGTTTGAGAAAACCTGAGGGATAACGATAAGATTAACCTTGGCGATGGCATAGCAGCCATTTCCGTTAATAACTTTAATATAAATGACTCCGTTTGGCGAGATATAAGAATTAAATGTTAAAATTGAGTTTGTTCCGTTTTGGGCATCGGTTAGGGAAGGATAATATTGTTTCACAACTCCGTTTTGAGTCGTTACAGGGGCTGTTGTAAGGTTAAATAATCCTGTTGAAGGATTGCTTTCAATAGCACATGCTCTTAAAGTTGCTTCCTGAACTTCCACTACAGGAAATAATGCTAATGTAATCTGTGCTACATCGGTACATCCTTGTGGAGTAGTGACCTGAGCATAAATAGTAGCCGCAGGAGAAAGAAAAGCAGAAGAATTGGTGATCGGGTTGATATGATTATTGAGGTCATACATTGTATTATAAAATACAGCGGTACTTCCCGGAACGGATGATAATGTTGCTGATGTAAGATCAAACACTGCTCCGCCGGCGTTATTGTTGTTGCATCCGGTAAGCGTTACATCATTGGCGGCAAAAGGACTTGGTGTAAGTACAATAGTTCCGTCCCCGTTGTCACATAATGTGGAAGAAGGATCTTTTACTACAACGGTAATAGTAGTTGTGCCTGCAGAATATTGATAATCGGCAGGATTGGCAATTGGTGTTCCCCCAGGTCCGAAATAGGAGAAAGTATAATTGGCCGGATTTGTTACAAACTGGTTCTGGAATGAAGTTAGATCCACACTTCCGTTTCCTGTTGCCGGATTTACACATACAAAAGGGTTGATTGTATTTGTTAAGATGGGCACTTTATCAATATAGATCTTTGCATTTTTAATGGAATGTCTTGCACTTGCTCCGCCTGTTGCTGCAGAGAATCCGAAATAACCTGTCGTCATGCCTGTGGCTCCTCCTGAAGGAGCAAAAGACTGGTCAACAATCAGTACGCCATCTATTCTTATTTTGATAAGCCAGTTGGCAGGGTTGGCCGGATCTGTTTCTCCGTTTACTTCTACATGTTTATATGTTGATCCCACAAAAGGCTGTGTAGGATTCAGGTCTGCTGAATGAAAAGTGCTTCCTGCGGTATTATTGTACTCGATATTGTTATTCAGCCCGTTATTTGTTCCGTACAGAACGTGGATTTTGCTCATTTGGCCTTCTGTAGAATTATTAAAAATATCAAATCCTACCATCAGTCCGCTGGCATTAGCAGGAATTCCGAGACCTCCTCCCGAAACAAATCCCGTAGGAGGATTGGCCAGGTACCAAAAAGTAAATCCGTCGCCTCTCCCATATTGTGCAGTTCCGTTTCCGTCAATCCTGAAATCAAATTCAACTTTCCATTTATCGCAATACTTCAGGTTGATAGGATCCTGAAGCTTTATCGCTCCATATTGGTTTCCGATGTCCTGGGTGAGTTGTATGAAATCCGTACTGACAGAGGCGCTGGAAACCAGATCCCACCCGGAAGTATTTACAGGGTTGCCCGTAAGCTGATAGGTCTGCGCAGAAATTTTGCCGGAAAAGCAGATTAAAATCAGGAGAAAATAAGAGAGCAGATTGTTTTTCATGAAGTGATTGGTTATTAATTATTGAGTTTTTTTAGTTGGCCATTTATGTTTTTGGTTTTAGTATTGCTTAAAAAAAGACCACTCCGCAAACCGAAGTGATCTTAATGTAAATTATTATTCTCTGTTCTTTACCAATACCCAGCCATTGTAAGTGGTCTGCGTACTATTTTTGTCATTTTCGTTCCATGTAATGGTGTACCAGTATGTGTCAGTGATTACTTTTTTACCGCCGGTTGTTCCGTCCCATTTATAATTTCTGATTTTGTCAGCTTGATAAAGCTTATTTCCGTATCTGTCAAAGATG comes from the Chryseobacterium nepalense genome and includes:
- the nadC gene encoding carboxylating nicotinate-nucleotide diphosphorylase, with protein sequence MKKPPYVTDKALKQFIKNALEEDIRDGDHSTLSTIPKDLEQSAKLLVKQDCIIAGVELAKIIFKTFDKNLKIEAFVKDGEAVKIGDVAFIVTGSARSILSTERLVLNCMQRMSGIATLTHDWDSRLVGTKTKLLDTRKTTPNFRICEKWAVAIGGGTNHRYGLYDMIMLKDNHIDYNGSITNAVKMAKDYIKKNKKKLKIEVETRNLEEVREAINAKVDRIMLDNMDIKMMKEAVKMINGSCETEASGGITRDQLKEIASTGVTYISAGALTHSAENMDLSLKAIK
- the nadB gene encoding L-aspartate oxidase yields the protein MIKADVLVIGSGISGLSYAIKVSEQLPDAKIIIVTKSDEDESNTKYAQGGLAVVTDSKNDNFDKHIEDTMRAGDGENKRDVVKMVVTEAPARFNEIVEWGANFDMKNGEFALGREGGHTENRIVHHKDITGFEIERALLETANKSSNIEILDHHYVIDIITQHHVPGKELNEGDIHCYGAYILDEKSKKIKKITSKITLVATGGAGHVYKNTTNPTIATGDGIAFVARAKGKVSNMQYYQFHPTALYSKIDGMLFLISEAVRGDGAKLRTKRGEKFMQKYDEREELASRDIVARAIDAEMKITGDEYVGLDCREMNHEKFLEHFPNIYKKCKDEGIDPFKQLIPVVPACHYLMGGIEVDKDGQSSIRNLFAVGECTNSGLHGANRLASNSLLEGLVFGHNAAIKTVELLNENHFNFDDLKAVPEWNEEGMKIMDEMVIVSYLRKQLQEMMSDLVGIVRSNRRLNMALQKHQEIAAAVDEIYHYSILSPQLSELRNLTTVAHLIITQSMEMKENKGAFYNKDLA
- a CDS encoding NAD(P)H-dependent oxidoreductase; amino-acid sequence: MNYLEALSRRYSVKKFNTEIIPREILHNILESGKLSASSLGLQPYKILVVESKEMKEKLIPAFYNPSQISTCSHLIAIISKKKLDESYINGYFRHLSEVRETPEEKLDLFRKSINQHINQKTHDEIFNWAEKQSYIVLANLMYAAAIENIDTCPMEGFRQDLIEEILEINPESEKVTVTLALGYRSEEDHFQHMKKVRKPNEKLFKFI
- a CDS encoding lectin-like domain-containing protein; translated protein: MKKNYLFLFFIFTLSFYNTLFSQTYQLTGNPVNTTGWTMVAPTVVNTDFVQLTPDTNNQSGSIRLNDPINLKYCDKWRVEFDFRMDSNQTANGDGIAFWYLANPPVASVLGSGLGVSQNAVGFIVGFDTYNNTTTAVMSKVHVAYGQVANTTDNNNVEFFNIPGSSFHSPDMNTTLPFQGTTYKHVEVTAQVDPAAPANWIVKITIDGNQICNQSFAPSGTAAAMTVGYFGFSASTGGNRSRHSIKNVKVYVDKIPLLQTAITKNICPDLTGMATIDLTELNSQLTAVPSNYNFAYYITGSGTPITNPANFQYSTDTNISVVIKDPTSILCDNNDATISLKVAPTVTTTDATLRTCFLETNPSTGHFDLTTAPVITTSTGITKKYYPSLTDAQNQTNEILNPTNYIAPNGVIYIRVSNTFGCFDIAKVTLQVIPPVFSTVLQDKIICIEGTTTLDAGAGFTSYEWSTGATSQTISNVGVGTYWVKLKTGDCIATQKVKVYASEQPVISSVDISNNVVSVYAIGGTAPYKYSIDGINWQDSNEFKNIPRGDLKIYIKDAYDCQPIDITVVVPNIINVITPNGDGVNDGIDYSALAGKQNLVFNVFDRYGALIHKADKTNRYRWDGTMGGRKVSTGSYWYSVSWNENDKKNTPITYSGWVLVKNRD
- a CDS encoding T9SS type B sorting domain-containing protein, which translates into the protein MKNNLLSYFLLILICFSGKISAQTYQLTGNPVNTSGWDLVSSASVSTDFIQLTQDIGNQYGAIKLQDPINLKYCDKWKVEFDFRIDGNGTAQYGRGDGFTFWYLANPPTGFVSGGGLGIPANASGLMVGFDIFNNSTEGQMSKIHVLYGTNNGLNNNIEYNNTAGSTFHSADLNPTQPFVGSTYKHVEVNGETDPANPANWLIKIRIDGVLIVDQSFAPSGGATGMTTGYFGFSAATGGASARHSIKNAKIYIDKVPILTNTINPFVCVNPATGNGSVDLTSFQNQFVTNPANYTFSYFGPGGTPIANPADYQYSAGTTTITVVVKDPSSTLCDNGDGTIVLTPSPFAANDVTLTGCNNNNAGGAVFDLTSATLSSVPGSTAVFYNTMYDLNNHINPITNSSAFLSPAATIYAQVTTPQGCTDVAQITLALFPVVEVQEATLRACAIESNPSTGLFNLTTAPVTTQNGVVKQYYPSLTDAQNGTNSILTFNSYISPNGVIYIKVINGNGCYAIAKVNLIVIPQVFSNTLEDKIICMEDTTTLDAGPGFTAYEWSTGATTQTISNVGVGTYWVKLKTGDCEATQTVKVYASDQPVISSVDISNTTVTIYVNGGTAPYQYSTDGIKWQDSNEFNNIPRGDNHIFVKDAYDCNPIDINIVVPNIINVITPNGDGINDAIDYSALSGKQNLIFNVYDRYGAKIHQADKSNQYRWDGTAAGRKVPTGSYWYSVSWNENDKKNTPIKYSGWILVKNRD